AACGTCCTGCTCGAACGCTTCGGCATGACCGAAGTCGGGATGGCGATTAGCTGCGGCCTCGATGGCGCAGACCGCGTGGACGGCAGTGTCGGCTGGCCGCTCCCCGGTGTCGAAGCCCGACTCGCCGATCTCGAGACGGGTGCTATTATCCCAGTCGAAGAAAAGACTTCCAATGGCCGAGAACGCGAAGGCGAGATCCAGCTCCGCGGCGAAACGATCTTCGGTCATTACTGGGGAAACGAGAAAGCCACACGCGAGAGTTTTGTCCCGAGCGATGATGGAGGCAGAGCGTGGTTCTGCACAGGCGATGTCGCGACTCGGAGGATCGTTGATGGAGCCGGTCGTGGAACGAGCGGAGCTTGGGCTCAGGGACCGATGTATTTCATCCAGGGGCGGAAGAGTGTTGATATCATTAAGACTGGGGCTGAGAAGGTCAGCGCCTTGGAGGTTGAGAGGGAGTTGCTTTCACTGTAAGttgtttcttttctgttGGACATTCACGTGGAACATCTGTACTGACGATGGGGCTCTAGTCCTCAAGTCACCGAAGCTGCAGTCGTTGGCCTCCCATCTGAACAGTGGGGTCAGAAGATTGCTGCTGTGGTTGTTCTGTCTCCTGATGCGGCTGCTTCAGGTCGTAATGGCCGATCTTGGAGCCCGATGGATATGCGACGCGCGCTGAAGGGCTCTCTTGCTTCTTTTAAGATCCCGCAGGAGATGAAGGTCTTAGACGCTATTCCGAGGAATGCTATGGGGAAGGTTAATAAGAAGGCCCTTGTGAAAGAGGTCTTTGGTGTTTGAAAATTGAAACAACCATACTGTACAATATTGAAGATATGCCAGAATCTCAGAGTTGAGGCGAGTGATGGAGATTTGCGGGCTTAATACTCTTGACTTGGGAAAATATGTACAACGCTACACAGCAAAGATCATTAAACTGTTGACTCATTTGTAGTattgaaaaagcaaaattGCTAGCTATTAATTTCAAATTCGTGGCATTGTGTCAAAGCCCTTTCTCTCTGGTccttccctcccccccccccaaaaaaagaaaaccgaGATCAAGTTCTCAAAGTCCCTAGATCTGACGGTGAAGACCTTCATTATGAGCACGGGCAGCATCCGAGTCGACACGGGGATCAAGCTTGTTGGCGATGCTCGAATCATGGGGACCAGTGGTACCAGGAGCTGTTCCAGTGGCAGGGGTATTGTAGCTACTACCAGCAAGAGTATCGTGGTGCCCAGCAGCAAGGCCGGAGCCACCAATTGCCGAGCCAGTGGGAGCAACAGTAGCACCGTGAGAGTGGGTACCGTGGGTAGTAGTACCAGGACCAGTACTAGCGAGACCAGAGTGCTGGACACGGCTGTCACGGTCCGAGTCAACGCGAGGGTCGAGCTTGTTGGCGATGTTGGAGCTATGGGGTCCAGCATTggtgctgctgctgccgGGGGTGGCAGTGGGAGCGCCGTGGGTAGGACCAGTTCGAGAACTCAGAGTCGAGCTGTGGGTGCCAGGGGCGGTGGTGCCGTGAGTAGCATGAGTAGATCCAATACCGGTGCCGGTGCTAGCACCGGGGAGACCTTCATGGCGAGTACGGTGGTCATGGTCAGAGTCAACACGGGGATCGGCCTTGTTAGCGATGTGGGAGCTGTGGGGGCCGACATGGGTGTTGCTGGTGGTGCCGTGGGTAGTGCCATGGGTAGTGCCAGAACCCAGGGTCGAGCCGTGAGTGCCTGGAGCAATAGTGGCGTGAGATGTTCCAAGACTAGCACCGGTTCCAGCACCAGTGAGACCCTCGTGGCGAGCACGGTTGTCGCGGTCCGAGTCAACGCGGGGGTCCAGCTTGTTGGCGATGTTGGAGCTGTGAGGACCAGCGTTGGTGCTGCCAGTGGTGCCGTGGGTGGATCCGAGACCAGCACCGGTAGCTGTCGCACCAGATGTGCCGTGGGTAGTGCCAGAGCCTAGGGCCGAGCTGTGAGTGCCTGTAGTGGTGATTGGCGCATAGGGCGAGCCAAGACCAGCGCCAGTCACATCGGTGTGAGCAGCACGGGGGTCACGGTCAGAATCCACACGGGGGTCAGCCTTGTTGGCGAGGTTGGAGCTATGAGGACCAGTGTTGGTACTACCAGTGGTGCCATGAGTGCCGGTCACACCAGTGTTGCCGTGGGTAGTGCCGTGGGTAGTGCCGTGAGTGCCAGTAGCGGTGGCGGTGTCGTGGGTTACTCCAACACTAGCGCTAGTCCCATCAATGTCGGCAGCACGGTGATCTGAGACAATCAGTATCATTTACTCTTGTGAAGGAGGAGGGATGTGAGATGAGGGTGAAATGACATACCT
Above is a genomic segment from Penicillium digitatum chromosome 3, complete sequence containing:
- a CDS encoding Putative DHN1, which encodes MQFVRKAEEALTGKKTESHESTKSSNHGPHSSNLANKLDPRVDSDKDHRAADIDGTSASVGVTHDTATATGTHGTTHGTTHGNTGVTGTHGTTGSTNTGPHSSNLANKADPRVDSDRDPRAAHTDVTGAGLGSPYAPITTTGTHSSALGSGTTHGTSGATATGAGLGSTHGTTGSTNAGPHSSNIANKLDPRVDSDRDNRARHEGLTGAGTGASLGTSHATIAPGTHGSTLGSGTTHGTTHGTTSNTHVGPHSSHIANKADPRVDSDHDHRTRHEGLPGASTGTGIGSTHATHGTTAPGTHSSTLSSRTGPTHGAPTATPGSSSTNAGPHSSNIANKLDPRVDSDRDSRVQHSGLASTGPGTTTHGTHSHGATVAPTGSAIGGSGLAAGHHDTLAGSSYNTPATGTAPGTTGPHDSSIANKLDPRVDSDAARAHNEGLHRQI